From the Lathyrus oleraceus cultivar Zhongwan6 chromosome 3, CAAS_Psat_ZW6_1.0, whole genome shotgun sequence genome, the window agaaatttgaattttggtagagagaaaaaattggagggaagaagaattttgagatctagatctagaattctccccaattctgttacaattatgtatatatatgatgtGCTAATCCATTCTTAATCAAAATTAAGCAAGGTTAATTTGGAATTAAcaaaaataaggtgttttgcaaaaaatatgaaaattgcatggtgcatggagtAAATGAACGTGAACAGTAACCAAAGCATGATCtaattcacttaaaatcatttttcaaacacaatggcaatggtaaaaagttcccatgatgcaccaattttaaattttcaaaatccctccaaaatgggcatggaatagcaaatgatcatatgatggaaattcatgcaatgtgatgaatgttttggaaagttcatgtcatgagaatcattttgcaaaaagaaccactcaatttggagttatgagtcaaaagatatggcattttgaagtcccatgcacacttgacaatgatttgatcatatctcctcaaccattcatcataaattcatgatcttggactttttggaaatggtagagagagatcttcaactttcatgttggacaaaatttcatttaaagcttttttgatgatacaagatcaagttgaatttgaaccaaaaactttccatttttggaaactttcaattacaggtcactttccatttttggaaacttttgatctgacctcaaattcttcaagatatgcatttgacatgattaataagcctcttttgaacatgaatgagattttgaaactcatttctccacctcctagccctcagttgactttctgttgacttttttggttgacagatgacttagaaATGCCCTGATCAGCCTGAGCCTTAACCACTTGAGGAATTAGCTCCAAAATGAACCCTTAGCTCTTGTAAGCTCCACATAATAATCATATGATCCTTATCCAAGCaaataaaccccatctccttgaggaaccctgactggtagaatgcaactgattagggttgaccagaggtcaaaaccctaatcccaaagaattTGAGCCTGAACAATgagccccttgaggatgacataaccatgatgatgatgatgtacccttgccaataagataattctcaaactccttgaaggaccaagaaaaccctaattgaagagcaaccctcagatgattgatcatcaattcaataataccctcaggcatgaatctcttaacctctctatctcCTGAGtaagactttggaggatgacttcattatttccacatgatatgcaatatgaaaatgcctaatgtcctaaaacatgaaatgcaatatgctgAGCTAGTCCCaaaaagaggagggcaaattttgaggtgttacaacgGGCACTAAAAATTATTACAAGAATATTTGGCAAGGTTAATTGAGGCCACCATTAAAATAATCAACCACAATCAACCGTAGGAAACCAAGAAAGGGAGACTTGGTTGGAAATAAATAAGGTGAAGATTTGGTATCCTAAGGTGTATCAACTCTGATAATAAGATCCAATTTTTCATTTACATAGAGCATGGATTTTTTCAACACTTAGAAACACAAACTCAATTCATCTTGCCTATGGATTCTAAATTCACTAAAAAATATACACCTAACAAAATAAGGAAGAATCAAGATAAAGCAACAGAGTTATGGACTCAAATCATCTCACTTTAACCTTTACAAAACGAGCTAACGGGATATAAACAGAACCAAGTGGGGTGATAACTACTTGGGGTGAACTCAAAAAATTCTTTCTCGAGAGGTTCTACTTATTAAATAGCTAATATTATAGGGTTTTATCAAGGAGATACCATATCTCTTTATAACGCATGAGAAATTTACAAATTAATGATTATAGTCTTTCACATAATCTTGATGATTTGGCATAGTTACAATACATTACATATGGGCTTCTTGAAGGCTCAAGAGGGTACATAGAAGAAGAAGATATTTGTATGATAATCTTTTTTAAAGAATAACCCATTCTCAAGCACATATACATTGGCCTGGAGAAATCATCCAAATTCCAGATGGAGTGACAATTATGTTCATGGATTTTATCACGAAAGCAGTGTTAGATGAGAATGTAGATACAATAAGGTCTAGAAGAGGATTGAATAGATCATTCCCcttaaaacaaacaaaaacaaaaacactTACTTTATCCAAAATCAAAGTTAAAGCGTGGAAGCAAAAGATAATGATCGAAAGCAAAACATGGTGAACGTAAATATCATATGTTTCTTTATTATCAACTCGAACACTAACAACCCAATGCTTTAGCCAACACGGATATAAAATAAGAATTCCTTACGTTGATGGAGATTACTTAATTTCTAACATTCAAGATCTTCAATGATCTTGATCCACAATATTTGATAGACCATTGACTTGCTCAAAGCTTCAATTATGCAGTCTCCTTTACTCGGATCTGAAAAAGACTTGTCTGAGTCACTGTTCTATCACCGAATGATGACAACTCCCCACTTTGTTCTGTGGCAACCTTTACTCGAATCCATCAAAGTCTTCATTAGAGTGTGATTAAAAATATTCTCTTTTTTAATAAGCACCAATCAATAATGTAAATAATAATAGATCCTTTATCCTAATACAAACAACAAAACTTCACACAAAAAACATTACATTATCCAATATACCTCAATGGACATATCACACTTAATCTTTAGATTTGAGACCTATAACAATGGTTTCTTTGTATGAGGTTAAAGATGATGAATAATATCTAAAGGATCTCACACAACACCGTTGTATAATTCTCACACTTTCAACATTCTAGAAGGTTTCTCACAAGATTGAATTTTGGGGATAGTTTGTTAGTGAATGGATAAATATTTTCATGGTTACTCTCAAGATTCTTGACAAAGTAAGATTGGGTTTAGATTAATTTTCTGGGTTTTAAAATCAGAAAGATTCAATGGCTTATCAAGGAGTTCCTCTCAATTGTGAATACCACATGTGATATTACTCATCACGTGATCCACCATCTTTGTGTGACAATAGTCATCATCTTTTAAAGAGAGAAACAAAATGGTTTAAATAGGTTTTAAAGGCAAGGCACAAAAAGATAAGAAAAGAATAATGTGATTTAAGTCAAATCATAAGTTTTTGTGATTTGGATCAAAGAAATAGTGAAATGGATCAAAGGTAGTGAAGGGAAAAAGTTTGTCACAAGTGATTTGAATCAAGTATAGATGTGTGATTCGAGTTAAGCAATGTGTTATTCGAATCACACTTAGTTTTAAATAAATTTGAATGACTTTGATTCGAAACACCAATATTGTAATTCAAATTAGGAAGTACTATGATTTGAATCACAAGTTTCTCTAATTTGAGTCAGACTGGAAGAGACAAATTCTTCACTTCCAAACAAGTTCATAATTTGAATTACAACATGTCTGATTCGAGTCAAGACTTCCAAAAACTTTGATTTAATAATTCTAACTTAAGATTCAAGTAACACTCAATATTTTGACTTGTATCAAATTGTAAAAAGGCTACGACGCGTTTATATGGATCCAAATCTAATGGAATAAATGGGGAAGCCTTTTACGATACATATCTAACAAATTAGGTATAAAATTACACGCAAATCACAAACAAATAATACAAGCACGATAAATAAAGTTAGAAACACACAAAGATAAATAATTAACAAAACATCAAAATAGTGATACCGATTGCAATACAAGTTTTGATGTTGGGAAAACTTAGGATATTATTGTTATTTGATTTGAATGAATGTTGAAATTTGTAATTTGTGATCTGGGATGAAATTGATTCCTGACTTATTCAAAAACGCACGGTAATTGATGATACACACATGGAGTCTCGAGCTCTCAAAACTCCATGTTTATTAAACACTTAATCTGCTTAAATATCACGATAATATTACAAtctttctccccctttgacaaatatcaaaaataaataaaggCAAAAACAGATACGATACACAAAGATGAATCCAAAATGACATACGAGCCTATACGAAATTCCATATAATAAAAAAGCAATTTAAAGCTAGAAATGGCACACTTGAACATGTAAACACACAATCAACGCCACAGTGTTCTAAATATTCATTTTGGGTCGGAAAAATTGCTTAAAATTGAGTCCATAGCAAATTTTGCATTGAACTAATAAACGAGCTAATTTTTCCATACAATTGAGATCGCTATAATCTATTGAAACAAAAGTACTCTTCTCTCTATTTCTCCGATATTAATTTCAGAAAAAGGAAAAGATAAGAGTTAAACTAACAGACAACGATATAGATAAAACATCAACCATACCATAGTAATGGAAAAAGTAAGGCATACAAAACATTATCCAAAACAACCGGGTAACGACGGTATCTAAAATGTAtcaaaaatagtaaaaatgaTCAAAATAGTCATATAAGATGGGGAAAACATAAATAACCTAAAATGATAatgatgatatgatatgatagTCTATGGAAGGTTAGATGGAAATGGACCGAGGCAGGATCAAAATCAAGATCAAAGTTAAATGTTGAACCCTTAAGAGACTCAATGGCTTCCCTTGATGCTTCCAAATAAGGCAATCATTTGGTTTTCTCTAGCAATTATTCGGTCTTCCTTTACTCTAGCTTCAACATCAAGATGGGAAATCAGGTGCTCATATATGATATGAGCCGAAGTCTGAATGCTATTaacacacacacatatatatagGCTTTTACTGTAGGAGGCAATGCATCTAAAGGAGAAAAAGGATGAGCATATGGAGTGGAGGAAGCAGAGGTCCTTCCGAGAACATAACCTTCTGGAGCATCTTCACATGCAACGAACTTATCATCATATACCTTTCAATGAACATCAAAATAAAACTAGCATTCTTGATCTTTGTAGTACCTCATCAAAAACTTTAGGAGCTTCCAACATATCATCAGGAACATGACAAACATTTTTGGAGTTAAGCATGAACTAAATGGTAGAAGTGCATAAAAGAGGGTGCTTTGGAGTAGACCTGCAAGTGTTCATTTGATCCAGAATAAATTTCACCCAGTTGACTTCTTTTTGCCTAAGAAAATCCACATGAGATATAGATCTAGTTTATTAAACCTATCTTAGTTTCTAAGTTTCTTGTACATCACCTCAACAACTACCAAGTGCAACATCCGCATTGTGCACTTCATTTGACTAATGTGAAAATTAACTATGTCAAGAGGACTCTTCATAAAAGTATTTCAGACCATCTTGACGAATTGAGCACGGTCTGAGCCGGGAGCATTGGATAATAACACTTTCATTCATTTGTTCTTAAGTCCAAAAACAATCTTAAAGTCTCAACATCAAACTTAATCAATTTTCTATCAAATTGATAGTGAATACCAGTAGAAGAAATTCCACCACAACAATAAAAGCCTTTTACGTGATCAGTATTAAATTTCATGTGAAGACCAATGAACTTCAACCGATTGTGATCTTCAAAAGGTTTTACCCTTGCAGTCATGAACATGACTTCTGAAGAAACATTGAGTGGAGTAAAGCCATAAGTACATCACTTTAGAGTGCTTGATTGTGTGTCTCGTGCTTATGTTGCTAGCACACAAAGAAAGAAACTCGGTGGTAAAAGTGTTAAATGTATGAATATTGGAGTTAGTGAATAATCCAAAGCCTACAAATTGTATGAACCAGTAGACGGAACAATTATCAGCAGAGATATTGTGTTTGATAAAAATGTTGGGATTGGAACAAGAAGAAGCAAACAGGTCTTAAAGAATCTCAAGTGCATGTAGATTATGAAAGTAAAATTGAACAACAAGAAATATCAGGTATAGCAGAGAATGCAACTGAAGAACAAGACCGGGTTGATGGCTATGCAAATGAAGGCATTCATGAAGAAGAAGGAAATGTAAGTCAAAAAAGCAATGATAAGTCTGGTGAGCCAACTCGGAGAATTAGAAGACCTCCTAAATATGTTAATGATTATGTACTTTCTTGGAAAATAGAGAAAAAATCAAGTGCAACATAGTCTTACAGTTTTTAGTTCAAATGAAGACCCTGCCAGCTATGAAGAAGCTGTCAAATTTGAGATTTGAAGAAGAGCAGTGAATCATGAAATAGAATCTATATAGAATAAGGACACTTGGGAAATTACCACACTCTCTAATAGAAGAAGTGGAGAAGCATGAATCTATATTAGTGGTAAAAGGATACTCTCGTAAGCATGGCATCGATTATAATGAAGTATTTGCACCTGCGGCTAGGTAGGACACCATTAGGATCATTTAGGCAGTCGTTGCAAGTCAAACATGGTGTGTCTTTAAACTTTATGTAAAAAGTGAATTCTTACATGGTGGGTGAGCCGAAGATATCTATATAAGTCAAGCTACTAGCTATCACAAAGGCGTATCTAAAATGGTTAACAAGTTGAGAAAAGTTATGTTATGGCCTAATACAAGCTGCAAGAGCTTGGTATAGCAAATAGATTCATGCATTTGTGTTGTCAAAGATATCTATATGTGCATACTCTTTTTGTTAAATATGGAATTGAAGGGAAGATTATGTAGTTGCATGTCCCTACTTCACTTAGGGGAGGCTTTTATATCCGGTTATTTTGATGTTTGTCTTATCGCTTTTATCTTTGTTTTATTTCGATTTGTTAAATCTCCTTCATGATTTCATTTCTTGGAATCCAATTTGATTTGATTCATTTTTAGCATGCGTAAAACTTTGGTTAGATTTGATCTTGATCTAAATATACTTTGATCGATAGCATATGTTACTGGATGAAATCATTTTGTGTTTTTGTTCAACTTTGATTCAAAATTAAAATCTCAAAATacttttgaaaatttgaaaatttgaaaatttgagattttacAAGATTTATTCGATTCATTCAATTTTACACTGAACTATTAATCCTTATCTAATTGGATAGAAGCTAAACTCGGTGATTTTATTATTATCAAATTTTACACTTGATCCTGATCATTTTCCTGGGAACAAATtttgtttgatttgatttgaatcaatatttgtacatgattcaaatcaatttcatttttcaaaattcatgtttgatttgattcgaatcaaaattttaacatgattcaaatcaaatcTTTTTTTTCAAAATTCCTTCTCAGTTCTGTGTCATTTGATCCGAATCAAATTTTGAACATGATTCTAATCACATGGCATTTGATTCGAAATGTGATTTGTCTTATCTGAATCAATTgtcaatttttttcaaaaaaactGTTATTTCTTTCACTCCACCTCGTTTTGCTCATTTGATCCAAATCATATTTTTCTTGATTCGAATCTAACTAACTTTTTTCAACCATTCTGTGTGTTTCACCTCAAGCACATATAAAACCTTTTTGTCATCATTCTTCACATAACACCAATCATTATCTTAATAACTTTCAGTGTGATTCTTAGTGGAAATCAATTTCCTCTATTTTGAGTGCTCAAAGTATTGCAACGAAATTATTTCAATCTTCAACTTCAATTGAGTTCAGATCTTGATAATGAGAGTTATGATATTGATTGAAGGAGACGCGTAATTGAAACTAATCATTCTTGGAGATCTTGTTTAGTTTTTCAGATTGTTAGCAGTATTGAGGAATTGCCAATGGTTGTGACAAATTCCATTGCAAAGAAGTAGGTTCTTCTCTCCAGCATTCCTTTAGTAGTAATTGTGTGGAAGGCTACAGATAAGGTAAAGTTCTTCTCCAATCTTCAGACAATTTCACCGCTCAAGAAATCGGTAGGATCAAGGGATTGATAGCTACATACGAAGGCTTGGAGCATAATTGGTGTTATTGGAAGATTCAAGAAACATATTCGAGTAAAGATTACATAGAACGGTTTGACAAGTTTATTCTATTCAAGTCAAGATCCAAATTAGAAGATTTATTTTCTCACATGTATTGTGCATTGGTGACTGAATGAACTCTTGGAAATATTTGTCAAAAAACAAGGAACTATGCATGTTCCAATGGAAAACCATTGAAAAGTGCATGTGGGAAAAGCGAGGACGAACACCGAAGCATTATAAATCTCGGTGTCATCTCTCTAACTCTTACTCTTGCATTTTAAATTCGTAGTGATTGCATACTTAGGTTTTTCAATTCCTTCGTAGTATATCGTTTTGTTCTTGATAGCGATTTATTACGTAGAGCTTTAGGTTTTGTTTGAATTGGAGAAATAGTCAAACTAGTATTGTGATTGATAAATTTGGAAACAAATTGAACATTAGGATTCTACATATTGATCAATTGTGTACACTCCTTATAACTACACAAATTGAATCAATTCATACCAAGCGTTTCATTATTATAATCTTGGATATTTGTGAAACGAATTGTGTTAGCTTGATTATATTAAACTGTATAATTTTCATTTTCACTTCAAACCTTATATCTCAACTCATTTTTTAGAACAATTTTATTTTGGAAAACGCCGGTTGCATTTTTTAATTTGGGTCTATTCACTCCCTCTAGATCGTTTTTCCACTTCCATATTCATACCAAACAATTGACAATCAAAAGCTGGTATTTTACTTGTGCCTAATCGACATCCAAAAGTTTGTGAATATGTCGGAAGATAATGATCCTTAGGGAGCGTATAATAGAGTACCGATTTTCAAAGGCGAAAATTATACATATTGGAAATCAATCATGTATGTACACTTGTTATCGGTTGACCAAAATTTGTGGTGTGTCGTCACCGAGGGACCATATATTTCCAAGGGCGATGACGGTGTTGTTAAACATCCAAAATAGTGGAATGATGATGAAACCAAAAAGACTTCATATGATTTGAAAACGGGGAACATAATTATTTTCGCACTAAGTGTTGAAGTCACATCATGAGTACTAAAGGTATGTGAGATGTTCTCCAAACTCTATGGATTTTTCATTGTGCTTGGTGGCTAGAAACATGGAGAGAGCTACATAAATGCATGTCAAGCCTACAAAGCACATTGAATCTTGACATTATATACAAACATAAAGATACAAATGTTCTACAATTGTCGGGATGGACTTACTCAAATTAAGCAGGTGATGGTGATGATAGAAAAAACACTCCAGGATATGTTTTAAAGATTGGTTATGGATCAATCTTATGATCCTCAACGAAACAACCAAACATCACATTACCTATCACATAAACAAAATTTGTGGTTGTTGCTTCATGTGTCTATCGAGGAGTTTGGTTAAGAAATATATTGGCTCATTTGAAGATACCTCAAAAGAAATGGTCAATCATCTTTTGTGATAATTGTTCCTCACTCAAGTTGTCAAAGAACGCCATTATGTATGGGAGATGTAAACAGATTAGTGTTTGGTGTTGGGTTTTATTTTCTAAGAGATCTTACCAAGGATGAAGTGATAGAATTGAAGCATTGCAATACTCAAAGATAAATTGACCGATATCCTCACTAAACCATTAAAACTTGAGTCCTTGGTTAATTTGAGGGATGACTTAGGATGAAAACCTTGCATAGTATTATTTGATTTCTTGTAATAGAAGTGAAAGTAGGTGAAAAAATGTTGTATAAGTTTGTTAGTTTTGTTAGTTAGCTGTGAGCTACAACTGCCTTGTATATAAAACAATTAAGCCATTGAATCAAAGCAGAGAATGTCATTGTATTCAACAAAGGAGTACAAGTGACCAATTATTGCAAAAATACAACACATGCAACTAATAATAACATAACATTAATTCAACTGAATAATTCAACTACAACCGTAACATTACATTCATCCGCATGATTATTTTATTGGCAGATCAGCTCAAAACTTCTTGATGAATTCGTAAATATGATTGCTAATTTCCTCTGCTGCTTCCTGATTATTGAAGTGAGCCACCCCTTTCTGCACAATCACTTCCTCTAAATTGGGCACATCTTCCTTGAAACCTCCACCATGTATATACTCTTTCAAGTTTAGTGAAGTGTATACTGAGTCTAATTCACCGGTAATGAATTTTACCGGCACCTTGATTTTCACTCCATTCCATGGTGCCGTCAGCTCCCAATTTCTGTAATGGAAGTCATAGTTTGTCTCATTAGAATTGTGATCACTACCTATGAACTATTaatacaaacatcaaacacaaCAATACACTATTGGCACATAAACATCAACAATAATTGAATGTAACATGGGTTTAAGTGTCGCATATCATTCCTCTCACACCGCGAACACGTCTCCAATATAAAATGTCATTGCTACACAGATCCAATATTTTTAAGAAAGAATTGTCAATATAGATTAGTGAAAAACAACATGAAGCAAGACAGAGAATCAAAACATTACAAGTTAAAGTTCCTGTAGTAGTTCAATCCTCCAGTGAAGCCAGTTTTTTCAAATTTGGAGACATAATATGCAAGATCATCTTCTGTGAGCCAAGAAGGCAAAGTATCAGGGGTATCCGGGTTGAATCCGGTTCCATATTCTCCCTTTGGAAATATTGGAGGACCAGTTTGGCGAGTTGTGAGGATATTTTTCATCACATATGCAGTGCCAACTTCAGCCATCTGAGCTTCCATTTTGCCAGGTTCCTGTGATATGGATCAAAAACAATTATGACATATAGATCTATCATTAACCAATTTCTCACTTCATTTTATGTAAACAAAGAAATGGAAAGGACCTGAAATCTGGAGATATAATAATCATCTCCATAAGCAGCATGCATGCCATCAACGGTTCTGACTTTGGGGTTTCTACGAAGTAAGGGAACGCTGAGACACACATAGGCTTTGATTCTTTCAGGGCGAAACATGCATAAATACCACCCGATGATAGCACCCCAATCATGAGCCACAAGGAACACTTGGTCAACGCCGAGTAAGTCGATGAGAGCAACGATGTCACCTACTATATGAAAACATGTGTAACTGCTTACTGAGGTTGAAGCATCCGTGTCGCCGTAGCCACGTAGATCGGGAGCCACGGCACGGTAACCGAGGGAACCAAGAGCCGCAATCTGGTGGCGCCACGAGTACCAGAGTTCAGGGAAGCCGTGAAGGAACAAGACAACCGGTCCTTGTTTGCCTTTCTCTGCGACATGCATTTTGATGCCATTTACTTCAACTGTTCTGTGTTCTATTCCTTCCATGATCGATTTTTTCTGAGAgaaaatgtgaagaaggtttgGAAGCACGTTTTGAATTGGATGTTTCAATAATTCAAAGCTGGCGATGATACTTTAATAATGGATAATGATAATGTTACTAGAAGAAGTGATACCAAAAACCAATGCAGTATTCCACTATAAGACATTTATTATTTTTTGTCGGCGCCAAATCTCGTGTATCAGTTTGGCCAGCTAACTATATTTTGGTTTTTGTTAAACATAGCTTTCCTCTATTTTAATAAGTTTGTCATTTTCCTCTTTAGTTTGATTTTCTATTTTAAAACTTAAGTTTTTTAATTAaggaaaataataaaattataaacAACAACATATTAATTTTACTAAACTAATTTTATTAATTATTGATGTTTTCTTGTATTATATAAGTATCTTTTTCAGAGTCGTGTCTCTTTCAATCTtctttaaaaaataataaaattaattgATTTCAATAATAAAAGTAATATTATTTATACTAATATATACATAATGCTCAAAACTCGCCTTGAGTCAGCAAGACCCGACTCATTTATCTGACTTGTGTACTTAATACATGTTGAGCATTCATAGCGTGTTCCAGCATGGATGGGTGAATTCGATCTAGAGTCATATCGACTAACTCACTGTGATACGATTAGAGGGTAAGGTCATCAAATCATAAGAGAAATTCAAACTCTAGGGATGGAGATAACTCAGCCATGAGTTGTATAACGATTTATCTAATATTGTGAAAATAAATCTTAGATTAAGAAAACATGATAATGATGAC encodes:
- the LOC127132410 gene encoding uncharacterized protein LOC127132410, whose product is MEGIEHRTVEVNGIKMHVAEKGKQGPVVLFLHGFPELWYSWRHQIAALGSLGYRAVAPDLRGYGDTDASTSVSSYTCFHIVGDIVALIDLLGVDQVFLVAHDWGAIIGWYLCMFRPERIKAYVCLSVPLLRRNPKVRTVDGMHAAYGDDYYISRFQEPGKMEAQMAEVGTAYVMKNILTTRQTGPPIFPKGEYGTGFNPDTPDTLPSWLTEDDLAYYVSKFEKTGFTGGLNYYRNFNLNWELTAPWNGVKIKVPVKFITGELDSVYTSLNLKEYIHGGGFKEDVPNLEEVIVQKGVAHFNNQEAAEEISNHIYEFIKKF